From a region of the Flavobacterium sediminilitoris genome:
- a CDS encoding S49 family peptidase, translating to MNSNLVSLLNSPWMITDLGASSLMPNLLSIVKGTKIEAIENKIPVVFNSIDDDSYYEDLPESSSNSQYISVLSIKQPLFKYDQMCGPIGTRTMMRVLKEWESNDSIIGVVFDIDCPGGQVSGLAEFCEFIFNYSKPTVSFTDGTQASASEYVASACNYKIAHKYAEYLGSIGTMLKYVDLDGILKNEGAVIEDIYATGSSRKNEEHRKKQNENSNELIIQNILNPAREQFVSDIKKFRKSIDETLFEGQIVRPEEALSKGLIDEIGTMQTAFDKVVELSKAKKPSNNLNSNSNMNQKSLPKVEAVLGLDAPLALSENGSYLNTEQLDTIENRLDALETENSTLQTTVANATTEKDTAVKAVTDQLTEATNNAAAFETSVDAVLTNLGMEVKGTITEKLTALNTKTQVLGKGDGANHTNVKADGNATPTLDYVDATASHNQIANSIK from the coding sequence AATTTATTATCTATTGTAAAAGGAACGAAAATTGAAGCTATTGAAAATAAAATTCCAGTTGTATTCAATTCAATTGATGATGATTCCTATTATGAAGACCTTCCAGAATCATCTTCAAATTCTCAATACATTTCTGTTTTATCGATAAAGCAACCTCTTTTTAAATACGATCAAATGTGTGGACCAATAGGAACCAGAACAATGATGCGTGTTTTAAAGGAATGGGAATCTAATGATTCTATTATTGGAGTTGTTTTTGATATTGATTGTCCTGGTGGACAGGTTTCTGGATTAGCTGAATTTTGTGAATTTATCTTCAACTATTCAAAACCTACCGTTTCTTTTACTGATGGTACACAGGCTTCTGCAAGTGAGTATGTTGCTTCTGCTTGCAATTATAAAATAGCTCATAAATATGCAGAATATTTGGGAAGTATTGGAACAATGCTCAAATATGTTGATTTAGATGGAATTCTAAAAAATGAAGGTGCAGTTATTGAAGATATTTATGCAACTGGTTCGTCAAGAAAAAATGAAGAACATAGAAAAAAGCAAAATGAAAATTCAAATGAATTGATTATTCAAAACATTTTGAATCCAGCTAGAGAACAATTTGTTTCCGATATTAAAAAGTTTAGAAAATCGATAGATGAAACTTTATTTGAAGGTCAAATTGTAAGACCAGAAGAAGCTCTTTCAAAAGGATTAATAGATGAAATAGGTACTATGCAAACTGCATTTGATAAAGTAGTTGAACTTTCAAAAGCAAAAAAACCAAGTAATAATTTAAATTCAAATAGTAATATGAACCAAAAATCTCTTCCAAAAGTGGAAGCAGTTTTGGGTTTAGATGCTCCGTTAGCTCTTAGTGAGAATGGGAGCTATTTAAACACGGAACAGTTAGACACTATCGAAAATCGTTTGGATGCATTGGAAACTGAAAATTCTACTTTGCAAACAACAGTAGCAAATGCTACAACTGAAAAAGATACTGCTGTAAAAGCAGTAACTGATCAATTAACAGAAGCAACAAATAATGCAGCTGCATTTGAAACTTCTGTAGATGCTGTACTTACAAACTTAGGTATGGAAGTAAAAGGCACAATCACTGAAAAGCTAACTGCTTTAAATACTAAAACGCAAGTTTTAGGAAAAGGAGATGGAGCTAATCATACGAACGTTAAAGCAGATGGAAATGCAACACCAACATTAGATTATGTTGATGCAACTGCTTCTCATAATCAAATTGCTAACTCTATTAAATAA